The DNA segment ACTACTGGTACGAGGATGCGGCCGAGGTCGGAGCCGACGGGATGCGGGCACAGCTCAAGTTCCTGCCCGGCGACGCCGGCGGCATGGTCAACGTCACGGGCGCGGCGATCCTCGCCGGAGCCGAAGGCGACCCGGACGCACTCGCGTTCATCGAGTACCTCGTCTCCGAGAAGGCGCAGCAGTTCTTCGTCGAGAACACCTACGAGTACCCGCTGCTCCCGGGCGTTGCCGCACCTGAGGGCCTCCCGGAACTGGAGAGCCTCGTCAACCCCCAGCTCGACCTCAGCGACCTCGAATCCCTCGAAATCACTCAGGAGCTGCTCGCACAGTACGGTCTTCTTTAAGGAAGGTCGCGCTGCGCTGTCATTGAACCGGCCGCGCAGCACGACCACCCCCGGCACCGACGCGGCCCGCCGCGCCGCGTGCCCCACCCATCAGCAGGAGTCGGATGCAACAGCGAGTCGATGAACGGGTCGCCGACCTCGGAGTCGAGTCGATCGCGGCCGCGTCGATCGCGGTCGAGCCGATTCGCGAGACGGTCGGGCGACGGCCGCCACGGATGCTGCTGCTACTCGCCCTCGTCGCATGCGCCATCGCATCCATTCCGCTCGTCTACCTCCTCGTTCGAGTCGGATCGAGCGGACTCGAGGATGCCGTAACGGTGCTCGGGCGCCCCCGGGTGCCGCAGCTGCTGCTCAACACCGTGAGCCTCGCGGCAGCGGTCACCGCCACCTGCGTGCTGGTCGGAGTGCCGACCGCGTTCCTGCTCGCCCGCACCCGGCTGCGTTTGCGGGGGATGTGGACGGTGCTCGCCGCGCTCCCGCTCGCGGTTCCCTCCTACCTGGCCGCCTACGGCTGGCTCGCCGCGGTGCCGGGAATGCAGGGATTCGGGGCATCCTGGCTCGTGCTGACCCTCGTCTCGACCCCCTACGTGACCCTGCCGGTGATGGCGGCGCTGCGAGCGGGGACCACGGGACTCGACGACGTCGCCCGCACTCTCGGGCGTAGCGCCTGGCACGCCTTCTGGCTCGGCACGTGGCCGCAGATCCGGCCGGCGACACTCGCGGGAGCGCTGCTCGTGTGCCTCTACGTGCTCTCGGAGTTCGGTGCAGTCGCGCTCTTGCGCTTCCCCGTGTTGACCACGGCGATCCAGCAGGCGTACGGGGCGAGCTTCAACCGCAACTACGCGGCGATTCTCGCGACCGTGCTCGTGCTTCTCGCGATGATCATTGTGATCGCGGAGCAGACGGCGCGCGGTCGTGCCCGCCGCCGGTTCGGGGCCGTGACCGGCGTGGCTCGCCACCGCATCGTCAACCTCGGCCACTGGACCGTACCGTCGATCGCCCTGCTCTCCGTCGTTCCGGCTCTCGCGGTCGGGCTGCCGGTGGCGGTGCTCTTCGCGCGGCTGTTCGAGGCGGAGACGCTGCGGGCGCTCGATCCTGTCGAGCTTGGCCAGGCGATCCTCAATACGCTGGCGCTGTCGATCGGCGGCGCCGTGATCGCGGTGATCCTTGCGCTGCCGATCGGTGCGCTGGCAGCCAGGTACCGTGGCCGGCTCGTGCGCCTGATCGAGTCGCTCGGCTATCTCGCCCTCGGCCTGCCCGGCATCGTGGTGGGACTTTCGCTCGTGTTCTTCTCGCTCTCGGTGATGCCCGCGCTCTACCAGACCGGTTTCGTGCTCGCGTTCGCCTACGGGGTGCTGTTCATGCCCAAGGCGATCGGCGCGATCCGGAGTGCCACGGCCCAGGTGCCCACCTCGCTCGAGGATGTCTCCCGGACACTCGGTTACGGTCAGCTGCAGACCTGGTGGTTCGTCACCGCGCGGCTCGCCCGGCCGGGTATCTTCGCCGGGGCGCTGCTCGTCGCGGTCACAGCGATGAAGGAGCTGCCGGCGACGCTCCTCTTGCGCCCGACCGGAACGGATACCCTCGCGATCGAACTCTGGTCGCGCACCGACGTCTCCGCCTACGGTGCGGCTGCGCCCTACGCGGCCGCGCTCATTCTCGTGGCGGCAGTTCCCGCGTTCCTCCTCTCAGGAGCCGGCCGCGGACGAGTGGACGGGACAGCATCATGAGTCGGCTTTCGATGCGCAACGTCGTCGTCGGTTACGGCGTGGAACCGGTGCTGCGCGGCATCTCCCTCGAAGTCCCGAATGGGTCGCTCGTGGCGATTGTGGGGCCGAGCGGATGCGGCAAGACCACGCTTCTGCGCACGATCGCGGGCCTCATCCGGGCACGGTCCGGCGAGGTGCGGTTGGGTCAGCGGATGGTCACGACACACGGCATCCACCTGGCGCCGGAGAAGCGGAGGATCGGCTGGGTTCCGCAGGACGCGGCGCTCTTCCCGCACCTGACCGTTGCCGAGAACATCGCCTTCGGCCTCGGCGGCGGACGTCGCGCGGCGCGCCGGGCGGCGGGCGAAGAACGGGTGCGCCACCTGCTCTCCATGGTCGGGCTCTCGGCGCTCGCCGATCGGTCGCCGGCGCAGCTGTCCGGAGGCCAGGCGCAGCGCGTGGCGCTCGCTCGAGCTCTCGCGTCGGGGCCAGAGGTCGTGCTGATGGACGAGCCGTTCGGTGCGCTGGACCCTCTTCTTCGTGGCGAGCTGCGCACCGAGGTGCGGGCACTGCTCGCCGCCGAGGGGATGACCGGCATTCTCGTCACACACGACCAGGCCGAGGCACTCTCGATCGCGGACTATGTCGCGGTGATGCGTGATGGCGAAATTCTGCAGTTCGGAACTCCGCCCGAGATATACGATCGGCCCGCGACACCGTGGGTCGCGACGTTCGTCGGGGAATCGGTGTTCCTGCCCGGCCTGTGGCGTTCGGGCTCGGTTGTCGGTGCACTCGGGTCGTTGGAGGCGGAGTGGATGCCGGCGGCCGGCACCCGCGGGAATCCTGCGAACGGTGCTTCCTCGCGTCTAACCCTGGACGAGGGGGCGGATCTGGACGAGGGTGCGGTCGCGCGGGGCGCGCTCGCGTACGACGAGAGCGGAGTGCGGCACGACAGGCAACTCCGGAGCGAGATTCGCCGCTCTGGGGAGACGGCCCCGATGATCGTGTTCCCCGCGGGTGCGGCGGCAGCTGCGGAGGATGTTGGCCCTGGTGCGGCTGGTGCTGGTGCTTGTGCTGGTGCTGGTGGGGCTACCCGTGGAGCGGCGGGTGTTGGAGAGACAGCCTCGAACCGCGCTGTCGCACCGACGCGACCGGGCACTCCGACGCGTGCGGGCGCACCTGCGGGACCGGTCGACGACACCCCAGTCACTGTGCTCGTTCGTCCGGAACAGCTCGAGCTGACGTCGATCGATGGATCGGTGCTTGCCCAAGGACTTCGTGCGACCGTCACGGCGGTGACCTACACAGGCCACGACGCGCTGCTCGAGCTCTCGCTTCAGAGCGGAACGAGCTGCATGGCTCGGGTGGCGGCCTCGGGCCTTCTCCCGGTCGGTGCCGAGGTCACGGTCGAGGTGCGTGGTCGAGTACTGGCATATCCGCGCGCTGGCGACTGATCGGGCTTCGCACTGATCGGGGTTCGCCCTGTGCTTGCTGCGCTGTCCGCGCTGCCTGAGCTGACTAAGCGCGGTTCAGTGCGTGTGCAGGAGCTGATGCTGCAACGGCCGTGCGGCAGCAAGTTCGACGCGTAGGTGAGGGCGTCAACCGCGTCATCCCGGACGGAGATCGCTCGAAAACGGACACTGAAGCGGCGCTTAGCTCCGCCGTCCGTGATCGCCGGTGTGGGATGTGCGTGAAGTCCGGTCCGCGGGCCGTCGATCCACCCTGACGCTGCTCCTAGGGGGTGCGCGAGCAATCGAGGCCAAGCCGGCTGGCACTTCGGTATTCACGTTGATCCTTTCGTCGGGTAATTCGGTCGCGTACTTTCTGTTCTCGTCCGGTTGACCTCGCCGCAGGTTGCGGTCAGCTGGCTTTTTTTCTGGTGATGGTGGTGATGGTGGGTGTTTTGCTGGGGAGTGGGATGAGGGTTTGGGTGGGGTCGATGGTTGTGGGTGGTTGGAGCCAGTAGTTGTTGTTGGTGTTGGTGATTTCCCAGTGGTTGTCGTGGAGGAGGAGGTGGTGTCTGCGGCAGAGGAGGATTCCGTTGTCGATGTTGGTGGGTCCGTTGTCTCTGTCCCAGTGTTTGATGTGGTGGGCTTCGCACCAGGAGGGGGGTCGGTCGCAGGAGGGGAACATGCAGCCTCCGTCGCGGGTGGCGAGGGCGATGCGTTGGCGGGCGGTGAAGTGGCGTTTGGTGTGGCCGACGTTGAGGCATTGGCCGTCGTCGTCGAATAGGACGGGGATGTGTCCGGTGTCGCAGAGGTTGCGCTGGATGGTCTCGATTGAGATCGGGTCGAGGGTTCCCTCGATCCATCCGTGGTCGGCGCTGATCCCGGGCAGCAGCGGCAGCGGGGGTGGCGGGGGTGGCTGGGGTGGGAGTGGTTGCAGGGATTGAGATGGCTGTGGCGTGAGGGCCGGCGATGCCGGGAGCGCGAGCGGGTCGACGTCTGGGGTGCGGTCGCCGGGGACGCTCGCGGTGCTGGTGCTGGTGCTGGTGCTGGTGCTGGTGCTGGCATTGGTGCCGGTTTCGGTCGCCACTCCGGTGCCGGTGCCGGTGCTGGTGCTGGTCGGCGTGCTGACGCGGGTGGCGGCGATGAAGCCGGTGCCGGTGCTCGCGTCGGTGCTTGTGCCAGTGGTGGGTGTGGTGTTGGTGGTGAGGTCTTTTTTGGTGATGATGAGTCGGACGGCGGGGCGGCGGGAGCCGAACATGGTGCCGGGGTCGGCGTCGGTGGCGATGCGGATCATGCCGATCAGGGCGTCGGCGAGGATCTGCTCGTCGGTGCGGGGGTCCTCGACCAGTTTCTGGGCTTTGGCTTTCTCTTCCGGATCGATGAATCGGGGTCCGCCGCGTCGCGGGGAGAGGATCGTGGACAGGGCCGAGTCGAGCAGGGCGCCGTCTTCGGGGTGCAGGTGCCAGATGCCGTGGTGCATGCCGTCAGCGGTGCGCCATTTGCGCACCGCGCGCAGGTCGTACTGCTCCTTCTCCCGCCGGCGGATGCCGTCGCTGTCGAGCTCGTCCCGCAACCGCCGGGCGAGGCGTTGCACCTCGTCCGCACCCAGCACCCGACCGGCGCCGGCACTACCGGGGTTACCGGGGTTACCGGGGTTACCGGGGTTGCTGGGGTTGCTGGGGTTGCTGGGGTTGATGGCGGTGATGAGGTGTTCCGCGGCGGCGGTGAGCTGCTCGGCGGTGACGGCGTCATCGATCCCGCCCAACCCGCGCCGGATTGCTTCGGCTCCATCGAGGGAGAGGAGCCCGGCGGCGACCGCCCGCGCGATTGGCGCCTGCCATACCGGCATCCCGACCGGGAAGCGCGGATCCACAGTCCAGGCCGGGTCGGTGGCTGGCCCCGGGCTGGCCGGGGAGCCCGGATCGGACACCGGCGCACCAGCGGTCGGCGCACCAGCGGTGGGCGTGCCGCCGGTGGCGGTGGGATCGGCGGCGGCGAGGGCTTCGGCGGCTTCGGTCTCGGCGAGCAGGGTGCCGATCTGGACCAGTTTCGCGGCCTCGGCCCTGGTGCTGCCGGAGATCGATTGGATCAACGCCTCCGCGCTGACGAACCCGGCACTGATCGCCAGCCCGGCATGGCCCAGGGCCCGGTCGGAGTGCTTCGCGATCGCCGCCGCGATCCACGCCGCGTAGGTGTCCACCGCTCGACGCAGCGCGCTGACCGAGCGTTGCGCGGCGAACAGGGACGCATCATCCAGGGCCGTGAACTCCCCCGCGCACGCCCCGAGGCCGGCGACGGTGTCGGCCGTGTCGCGGAGGGTGTTCGGGAGCTGTTCCATGCCACAATTCTCCCACTTCGAACACACTTTCGAAGGAGGAAATGGCTGATGGGGATAAGAATCTTCCCACAAGGGCTGTGCAGGAGAGGACCCTGTGCAGGAGAAGACCCTGCGCAGGAGAAGACCCTGTGCAGGAGAAGACCCTGTGCAGGAGAAGACCGGGTCACGACGAGCGGCCAAGAAGACGCGACCGCGGCGAGCTGGCTGTGAGGATCGGCAGCAAGGGGCTGACCGCGATGAGCTGACCGCGGCGAGCCGGCTGTGAGGACCGGTAGCAAGGAGCAGGCCGCAAGCAGCAGGCCGCAAGCAGACGGCCGCAAGCAGACGACCGCGAGGGGCAGGCCGCGAGGAGCGACCGCGAGCAGCCGCACGAGCAGCCGGCCGTGGAGCCGCCGCGGCGTCTAGCGGCGCAACTCGTCACGCCCGACGATGGGGCGCACGATGATGCCGATGATCCAACTGATCAGGGCCAGTACGAGCGCACCGAGCACGCCCCACCAGAATCCATCGACTTCGAGGCCGAAGCCGATCAGCGAACTGATCCACTCGACGAGCAGGAGTAGGAGTCCGTTCACAATCAGCGCGATGAGACCCAGCGTGAGGATGTAGAGAGGGAATGCGACGATGCGAACAAAATTACCGATCACGCTATTCACGATTCCGAAGACCAGGGCGACCATCAAAAACGTGAGCACGCTCGCGGTGGTGTCGCCCGGCTCGTAGGCGACGACCCTCACGCCGGCCACGATGAGTGTGGTGAGCCAGAGGGCGATCGCGTTGATGACGAGCCTGACCAGGAATCTTCTCATCTAGCAATGATGCCCGTGCTCTGGCACCGGTGCAAAAGAGCCGCGCGGGGGTGAGCGCGCAATGCGGCCCCGCAGCGAGCACGCAAAGCCGCCCCGTGGCGTCCACAGCGATGGCGAAGAACCGCACAGGCGCCCACCCTAGAATCGGACGGTGATCTCCCGTGACCGCGACCAGCCCCCGGTTCAACTGCGGCCGGAGATCGTCGCCCTGGCCGCCTACCGACAGGGCAAACCGGCGCCCGACGAGGCCTTCAAGCTCTCATCGAACGAGAACCCGTTCGAGCCGATCGACGCGATCCTCGAGGCGATCGCCGAATCGTCCATCAATCGGTATCCGGATGGCAGCGCGAGCGCCGTGCGCGCCCGCATCGCGCAGCGCCACGGCGTCGATATCGAGTCGGTGCACGTCGGGGCCGGGTCCGTTGCGATTCTGGCCCAGCTGATCCAGGCCGCCGCAGGATCCGGCGACGAGGTCGTCTACGCCTGGCGCTCCTTCGAGGCCTATCCCGGTCTCGTCACGGTGGCGGGTGCGACGAGCGTGACAGTGCCGATCGACGAGTCCGACGGCAGCCACGACCTCGCCGCGATGGCCGCGGCGGTGACTGGGCGCACCCGCCTGATCCTCGTCTGCTCCCCCAACAACCCCACCGGCGCTGCGGTGTCGGCGGATGCGTTCGCGGACTTCATGGGGACCGTGCCGCGCAACGTGCTCGTCGTGCTCGACGAGGCGTACGCGGAATTCGTGACCGACCCCACTGCGGTATCGGGCATCGGCCTCCTCGACGATTACCCGAACCTCGTCGTGCTCCGCACCTTCTCCAAGGCGTATGGACTTGCCGGGCTGAGGTTCGGCTACGCCATCGGCCCGGCCTACGTGCTTGACGCCGCACGCACCGCGGCGATCCCGCTCTCGGTGATCGAGCCCGCGCAGAGGGCGGCGATCGCCGCCCTCGACAACGAGGAGTTCCTGCTCGAGCGGGTCGCGCGCATCTCGGCGCTGCGCGACGAGGTCTGGCGGGCCCTCCTCGAGCAGGGCTGGAGCATCCCGCATCCGCAGGGCAACTTCGTCTGGTTCGCGACCGGCGAGCACACCGCCGCCGCCGCCGAAATCTTCCTCAAGCACGGGATCGTCGTCCGCGCACTTGGCAGCGACGGGCTGCGGGTATCGATCGGAGAGGCCGAATCTGTGGGCAAACTCCTAGCCGCGGCCGAAGAGGTTGTGCAGAACCTACCAACGGCGCATGCCCGGACCGGGCTAGATTAGAACCTTGACGTCGGTCCTCCCGACGACCGGACTCCACTGCGCACAGCCCAGGGAACTAATAGGACTGCGAGGTCACCGTGGCAGAATCCGTCGAGATGGTGCAGCTGCTCTCCGCCGATGGCGTCATGCAGAGCGGCGCCACCGCTGAGGAGTACCTCCCGTACATTGAGAAGCTCAGCGACGACGAGCTGCGCCAGTTCCACCGCGACATGGTCGTCATCCGCCGCTTCGACATCGAGGCCGCGAACCTGCAGCGCCAGGGCCAGCTCGGACTCTGGGTGCCGAGCATGGGGCAGGAGGCCGCCCAGGTCGGCTCCGCCCGGGCTGCACGCGACCACGACCACATCTTCCCGGCGTACCGCGAGCACGCCGTCGCCATGGTGCGTGGCGTCGACGTGCTGGGAATCATCGGTTTGCTGCGCGGAACGACGCACGGCGGCTGGAACCCGGCCGAGTCGAAGAACTTCCACCTCTATACCCTCGTTATCGCCTCACAGACGCTGCACGCCACCGGCTACGCGATGGGCATCGCCCTCGACGGGTTGCACGCGACGGGCGACCCCGACAAGGACGAGGCCGTCATGGTCTACTTCGGTGACGGTGCGACGAGCCAGGGTGACCTCAACGAGGCGCTCGTGTTCGCGGCGAGCTACCAGACCCCCCAGGTCTTCTTCCTGCAGAACAACCACTGGGCCATCTCCGTGCCGGTGAGCGTGCAGTCGCGGGTGCCGCTTGTGCAACGCGCCAGCGGCTTCGGTATCCCGGGCGTGCAGGTCGACGGCAACGACGTTCTCGCGAGCTTCGCCGTGACGGCGAAGAATCTCGACGAGGCTCGCAGCGGCGCCGGACCCCGATTCATCGAGGCGCTGACCTACCGCGTCGGCGCGCACACGTCGTCGGACGACCCCACGAAGTACCGGACGGATGCCGAGCTGCAGTCCTGGATCGCTCGCGACCCGATCACGCGCTTCGAGACCTGGCTGAGGTCGCGCGGCGAGGGCGACGCCTTCTTCGCCGCGGTCGACGAGGAGGCGGAGGACTTCGCTGCCGACATCCGTACCCGCACCTACGAGCTCGGCATCCCGTCTACCGACAAGATGTTCGACCACGTGTACTCGGACCCGCACCCGGTGATCGCGGCGCAGAAGCAGTGGCTCGAGAACTACGAGGCATCGATGGGATCGGACTCATGAGCGAACACCTCATCACGAATACCGACGCGCCGCACCACGCGGGATCTCGCGACGGAGAAGCGCCCCGCCCGGCTCGCAAGGCAGCGGGAACGGCGGAGCTGCCCCTCGCGAAAGCCATCAACGCAGGTCTGCGCAAGGCGATGGGCGACGACAGCAAGGTTCTCCTGATGGGGGAGGACATCGGCCCGCTCGGCGGCGTCTTCCGGGTCACCGAGGGACTTCAGGCCGAATTCGGCGAGAAGCGCGTGCTCGACACGCCCCTCGCCGAGTCCGGCATCATCGGAACGGCGATCGGGCTCGCGATGCGCGGCTACCGGCCCGTGTGCGAGATCCAGTTCGATGGTTTCATCTTCCCCGGCTTCGACCAGATCACCTCGCAGCTCGCCAAGATGACCAACCGGCACGAGGGCCAGGTGCAGATGCCGGTCGTCATCCGCGTTCCCTACGGCGGGCACATCGGCGCGGTCGAGCACCACCAGGAGAGCCCGGAGGCGTACTTCGCCCATACCCCCGGCCTGCGCCTCGTGAGCCCCTCAACCCCGAACGACGCCTATTGGATGATCCAGGAAGCGTGTCGTTCGAACGATCCGGTGATGTTCTTCGAGCCGAAGAGCCGCTACTGGCACAAGGGTCCGGTCGATCTCACCGGCAGCGCAGCTCCGCTTCACACGAGCCGGGTCGTGCGCACAGGCAGCGAGGTGACCCTCGTCGGCCACGGCGCGATGGTGACGGTGCTGCTGCAGGCGGCGGAGCTCGCCGCGTCCGAGGGCACGAGCGTCGAGGTCATCGACCTGCGCTCCCTCTCTCCCATCGACTACTCCCCCATCATCGCGTCGGTGCGCAAGACCGGCCGGCTCGTCGTGGCCTCCGAGGCGCCCGGTTTCGTGAGCGTCTCGTCGGAGATCGCGGCGACCGTGACCGAAGCCGCCTTCTACTCCCTTGAGGCACCCGTGCTGCGGGTATCGGGCTTCGACGCCCCTTTCCCGCCTGCGGGGCTCGAGACGATCTACCTGCCCGACGCTGACCGCGTGCTCGAAGCGGTCGACCGGGCCATGGCCTACTAGGTACGGAAAGACAGTCAACATGAGCAGCCGTGAATTCAACCTCCCCGACGTCGGCGAGGGCCTGACCGAGGCCGAGATCGTCGCGTGGAAGGTCGCCGAGGGCGACACCGTGACCGTCAACCAGGTGCTCGTCGAGATCGAGACCGCCAAGTCGCTCGTCGAGCTGCCGTCGCCGTTCGCCGGTGTTGTGACCAAGCTCCTCGTCGAGGAGGGGACGATGGTCGACATCGGCACGGCGATCATCTCCGTGTCGGATGCCGGTGCGCCGGCGACCCCGGATGCGACCCCGGATGCGGCGCCCGCCAGCGCTGCCGCGCCTGCCGCCGCGCCCGCCCCGTCCAACGACGCGACGGAGACCATCGCCGACACGGCCGCGAGCATCGCCGCCGACGACGACAAGCCGGGTGCGGTGCTCGTCGGCTACGGCATCAAGGGCCACGTCGCACCCCGCCGCAACCGCCAGTCGGCCGCCGACGCACCCCCGACCCGTGCTGCCGCCCGGCCGAGCTCGGTACCCGCGGCATCCGCCTCGGCGATCATCGCCAAGCCGCCGATCCGCAAACTCGCGAAGGACCTTGGCGTTGACCTCGCCACCGTCACCGCGACGGGCCTGGCCGGCGAGATCACGCGCGACGACGTCGTGCGCGAGGCCTCACAGGCGAGCCTGTTCCGCAACATCGAGACGCCCCAGTGGGCGACGGACCGCGAGGAGCGCATTCCGGTGAAGGGCGTGCGCAAGGCGATCGCCTCGACGATGGTCTCCAGCGCCTTCTCCGCGCCGCACGTGAGCCTGTTCGTCGATGTCGACGCCACGCGCACGATGGAATTCGTCAAGCGACTCAAGAACTCCCCCGACTTCGCGGGCGTCAAGGTCTCGCCGCTGCTCATCATGGCGAAGGCGATGATCTGGGCGGTGCGTCGCAATCCAACGGCCAACGCGCAGTGGACCGACGAGGAGATCGTCGTCAAGCACTACGTAAACTTCGGCATCGCGGCGGCGACCCCGCGCGGACTCATCGTGCCGAACATCAAGGAGGCCCAGGACCTCCCCCTGATCGAGCT comes from the Marisediminicola antarctica genome and includes:
- a CDS encoding ABC transporter permease, with the protein product MQQRVDERVADLGVESIAAASIAVEPIRETVGRRPPRMLLLLALVACAIASIPLVYLLVRVGSSGLEDAVTVLGRPRVPQLLLNTVSLAAAVTATCVLVGVPTAFLLARTRLRLRGMWTVLAALPLAVPSYLAAYGWLAAVPGMQGFGASWLVLTLVSTPYVTLPVMAALRAGTTGLDDVARTLGRSAWHAFWLGTWPQIRPATLAGALLVCLYVLSEFGAVALLRFPVLTTAIQQAYGASFNRNYAAILATVLVLLAMIIVIAEQTARGRARRRFGAVTGVARHRIVNLGHWTVPSIALLSVVPALAVGLPVAVLFARLFEAETLRALDPVELGQAILNTLALSIGGAVIAVILALPIGALAARYRGRLVRLIESLGYLALGLPGIVVGLSLVFFSLSVMPALYQTGFVLAFAYGVLFMPKAIGAIRSATAQVPTSLEDVSRTLGYGQLQTWWFVTARLARPGIFAGALLVAVTAMKELPATLLLRPTGTDTLAIELWSRTDVSAYGAAAPYAAALILVAAVPAFLLSGAGRGRVDGTAS
- a CDS encoding ABC transporter ATP-binding protein, with amino-acid sequence MSRLSMRNVVVGYGVEPVLRGISLEVPNGSLVAIVGPSGCGKTTLLRTIAGLIRARSGEVRLGQRMVTTHGIHLAPEKRRIGWVPQDAALFPHLTVAENIAFGLGGGRRAARRAAGEERVRHLLSMVGLSALADRSPAQLSGGQAQRVALARALASGPEVVLMDEPFGALDPLLRGELRTEVRALLAAEGMTGILVTHDQAEALSIADYVAVMRDGEILQFGTPPEIYDRPATPWVATFVGESVFLPGLWRSGSVVGALGSLEAEWMPAAGTRGNPANGASSRLTLDEGADLDEGAVARGALAYDESGVRHDRQLRSEIRRSGETAPMIVFPAGAAAAAEDVGPGAAGAGACAGAGGATRGAAGVGETASNRAVAPTRPGTPTRAGAPAGPVDDTPVTVLVRPEQLELTSIDGSVLAQGLRATVTAVTYTGHDALLELSLQSGTSCMARVAASGLLPVGAEVTVEVRGRVLAYPRAGD
- a CDS encoding HNH endonuclease signature motif containing protein, with the protein product MEQLPNTLRDTADTVAGLGACAGEFTALDDASLFAAQRSVSALRRAVDTYAAWIAAAIAKHSDRALGHAGLAISAGFVSAEALIQSISGSTRAEAAKLVQIGTLLAETEAAEALAAADPTATGGTPTAGAPTAGAPVSDPGSPASPGPATDPAWTVDPRFPVGMPVWQAPIARAVAAGLLSLDGAEAIRRGLGGIDDAVTAEQLTAAAEHLITAINPSNPSNPSNPGNPGNPGNPGSAGAGRVLGADEVQRLARRLRDELDSDGIRRREKEQYDLRAVRKWRTADGMHHGIWHLHPEDGALLDSALSTILSPRRGGPRFIDPEEKAKAQKLVEDPRTDEQILADALIGMIRIATDADPGTMFGSRRPAVRLIITKKDLTTNTTPTTGTSTDASTGTGFIAATRVSTPTSTSTGTGTGVATETGTNASTSTSTSTSTSTASVPGDRTPDVDPLALPASPALTPQPSQSLQPLPPQPPPPPPLPLLPGISADHGWIEGTLDPISIETIQRNLCDTGHIPVLFDDDGQCLNVGHTKRHFTARQRIALATRDGGCMFPSCDRPPSWCEAHHIKHWDRDNGPTNIDNGILLCRRHHLLLHDNHWEITNTNNNYWLQPPTTIDPTQTLIPLPSKTPTITTITRKKAS
- a CDS encoding thiamine pyrophosphate-dependent dehydrogenase E1 component subunit alpha, encoding MVQLLSADGVMQSGATAEEYLPYIEKLSDDELRQFHRDMVVIRRFDIEAANLQRQGQLGLWVPSMGQEAAQVGSARAARDHDHIFPAYREHAVAMVRGVDVLGIIGLLRGTTHGGWNPAESKNFHLYTLVIASQTLHATGYAMGIALDGLHATGDPDKDEAVMVYFGDGATSQGDLNEALVFAASYQTPQVFFLQNNHWAISVPVSVQSRVPLVQRASGFGIPGVQVDGNDVLASFAVTAKNLDEARSGAGPRFIEALTYRVGAHTSSDDPTKYRTDAELQSWIARDPITRFETWLRSRGEGDAFFAAVDEEAEDFAADIRTRTYELGIPSTDKMFDHVYSDPHPVIAAQKQWLENYEASMGSDS
- a CDS encoding phage holin family protein, whose translation is MRRFLVRLVINAIALWLTTLIVAGVRVVAYEPGDTTASVLTFLMVALVFGIVNSVIGNFVRIVAFPLYILTLGLIALIVNGLLLLLVEWISSLIGFGLEVDGFWWGVLGALVLALISWIIGIIVRPIVGRDELRR
- a CDS encoding alpha-ketoacid dehydrogenase subunit beta, translated to MGDDSKVLLMGEDIGPLGGVFRVTEGLQAEFGEKRVLDTPLAESGIIGTAIGLAMRGYRPVCEIQFDGFIFPGFDQITSQLAKMTNRHEGQVQMPVVIRVPYGGHIGAVEHHQESPEAYFAHTPGLRLVSPSTPNDAYWMIQEACRSNDPVMFFEPKSRYWHKGPVDLTGSAAPLHTSRVVRTGSEVTLVGHGAMVTVLLQAAELAASEGTSVEVIDLRSLSPIDYSPIIASVRKTGRLVVASEAPGFVSVSSEIAATVTEAAFYSLEAPVLRVSGFDAPFPPAGLETIYLPDADRVLEAVDRAMAY
- a CDS encoding histidinol-phosphate transaminase — translated: MISRDRDQPPVQLRPEIVALAAYRQGKPAPDEAFKLSSNENPFEPIDAILEAIAESSINRYPDGSASAVRARIAQRHGVDIESVHVGAGSVAILAQLIQAAAGSGDEVVYAWRSFEAYPGLVTVAGATSVTVPIDESDGSHDLAAMAAAVTGRTRLILVCSPNNPTGAAVSADAFADFMGTVPRNVLVVLDEAYAEFVTDPTAVSGIGLLDDYPNLVVLRTFSKAYGLAGLRFGYAIGPAYVLDAARTAAIPLSVIEPAQRAAIAALDNEEFLLERVARISALRDEVWRALLEQGWSIPHPQGNFVWFATGEHTAAAAEIFLKHGIVVRALGSDGLRVSIGEAESVGKLLAAAEEVVQNLPTAHARTGLD
- a CDS encoding dihydrolipoamide acetyltransferase family protein; protein product: MSSREFNLPDVGEGLTEAEIVAWKVAEGDTVTVNQVLVEIETAKSLVELPSPFAGVVTKLLVEEGTMVDIGTAIISVSDAGAPATPDATPDAAPASAAAPAAAPAPSNDATETIADTAASIAADDDKPGAVLVGYGIKGHVAPRRNRQSAADAPPTRAAARPSSVPAASASAIIAKPPIRKLAKDLGVDLATVTATGLAGEITRDDVVREASQASLFRNIETPQWATDREERIPVKGVRKAIASTMVSSAFSAPHVSLFVDVDATRTMEFVKRLKNSPDFAGVKVSPLLIMAKAMIWAVRRNPTANAQWTDEEIVVKHYVNFGIAAATPRGLIVPNIKEAQDLPLIELARAIEQLTITAREGRTQPSAMAGGTITITNIGVFGMDTGTPILNSDEVAIVALGTIKQKPWVVDGEVRPRFVTTLGASFDHRVVDGDVASRFLADVASIIEEPALLLD